The genomic interval ACCAACAATGCTGACATCGGCGCTCCCATCCCCTGACTCAACAAAATAACCGTCAGTCCGCTGCACCGCGGTTACCGTCTCACCCACATTAAGCGTTATAGCCCCTGACAACGTCAAAAACACAGCAAAAAGCTTTCCTGTCTTTGGATGACGTGAATACATGACATCACTCCCCGCATAACTCTTTGTACTATGATAAACACTGCCATCCCATGTACGTTCACTGAGCGGCACATTATTAAGATTATCCCAGTTGGGTATGCACCTTATGAGTTTGAGTCGGGGAGAAACCTCGGTAATACTCTTAAAACCCGACATATCTCCTGTGTCGCCAAACCACCCAAACCAATTATACCAGCCGCCGTTAATGCCAGCCTTGGCTGCAAAAAGACGATTCCTGTATTCATCTGCTTCGTTTGTTTGGGAGTTGCCAACCTTGTCTTTTGTAATATCTACCCCGGCATTAAAATTGTTGGCATCATCTACATAATTTGTATTTTGCGGGCTTTTTTGGCTTAGCATATCCGGCGTTAGCTCATCCTTGTCTGCCCGGACTTTTACCTGATATATCCATTCATCATTGTCCGACTCACTATAGAGCAACGTTGGTTGAACGATCCATTTAGAATTCGTGAATTCCTGAGAAATCCTTGTCCTTAATTTCTTGTAAAATGCAGCCATTCCCTCTGAATACGTTGCATACTCATGGGTAATGGCGCCATGCACCAAACCCAGATCCGCTCCTGTCCAATAAGACAAATCTACAGATATGTTATTCCCCGTTTCGTCTAATCTGTAAAATTCACCTGCAAGCTTTGGCTCATCAATTATATATCCGCCAAAGGTGAACGGCAACCCTGGGTTTTCATAACTCTTTGCCAGGCTTATAATATTTTCAACTACCTCATCAATAACCGCCTGTTGCTGAAAATCCCACATTACGTAAAATTGCTCTGAAGACCCGGCAGGGTGATAACCTGTCGCCAGATTGTAAGGAAACGGATCATGGCTTTTCCATACCATACGCTGATTGTAAAATTCCTTAGCTTCCTCTGAAAGAGGCTGCGTAATGTCTATCGCCCTGCTATATCCTGATAAAATCTGTGGATACCATTGTGGGTTGATCAGATAATACTTAAGGCCTGTGCAATTGGGATTATTGTGATAGTCTGTAACTTCTGAGGATGGATTTATCGCAATGGAATCATACCCCATCTGCCTTGCATAGCTAACGTCCTCAGATGGTTTATCATTCCAGTGTATGCCATAAATATTTTGATATGCTTTTTCTTCCGCAAAATTCTTTTCGTTGAAAATAAAAATATGGGCAAATATTAAAAAGAAAATACTTACGCTGCTGATTCTTAGCTTCATTGCTATTGCTCCTAATAAAAGATTAACTAACAAACATGGTGACCTGGCGAGCTTCGGTATTTCCGAAGCCCCATGGCTTTGCGTCCCAACCTCACGATTGGTTTGCCTTTTTCACGTCTGCTATCTCTTATCAGGAGTTAGCAAACATAAAACTCAATATTTAGATTTGGCGATTCCTCCCTTCTCACTTAAAAATCTTTATTTACGATTTATCTCTACAAATGAGTCCAGTTTTTTTAAATGTAACTACAACAACTGCAGCTTTCGCAGTTCGCGCAGATTTTGTAATATTAAATTCCACAAATTATTTTTATCTTTTGTCCCTGTAATCTGTGAAATCTGCGGTTACAAACACTTTTATTGGTCTGAAGTTTTACCTCGTTAACTGTTATAAATATCGACAATTCTTGAAAATATTTAATAAAATTATAAAACTATTTTTAAGAAAAATATTCTCAAAACTAAATATACTACAACCTAAATTCTGCAATGCAATAGCACGTAGATGAGCGCTGACAAAAGCGGATTAAACAAGGTGCAAAGGTTGCACATTCTAAAAGCTCATAAGAAGTTAAAATTCCCTTGCACTGCCCCTCCTGGTTATGTTTAATATTGCTTGTAATTTTATTTTCTCAGTTGGTTACACTAACAACATCCGTTTTACAAAGCATAAGGTATTATGATGAGATTACTATTAGATATCGCCCGAAAATATCGTAAAAAATTTCAACATTATCAGACTTACCAGAAAATAAAATATTTTGAATCTATCAATAATTTTGACCCAAAGAAAAATATAATAATTACAGGATCTCCGAGAAGTGGTACTACGTGGCTACAAGAGTTGTTTTGTGACATTGAAAAAACGTATCCGTTGTTTGAACCACTGCATCTTGATGGCTCCCCAAAGTTTAAAGAAATAGGTTTTGAGTGGGGACAGTACATTCCAGAAGATTATAATTGGCCTGAAGCAAAGGAGTTATTCGAAAGCCTTTTTAGAGGACAATATTTAACACCGTTCATGATTTCACATGCCAGGGTAGCGCAATTAAAAAATGCAGATTTCTTAATTATTAAATATGTAAGAGCAAATTCATTATTACCTTGGTTCGTTAGGCAATTCGATATCAGGCCACCTATTTATATTCTTAGGCATCCATGTGCTGCAATTGCTTCACAGATGAAAATGAACTGGTACACATGTTCAAAATTTACCATACCAAAAACGAAGTTCCCTGAAAAATATACAAAATATGAACATATATTAAATAATATTAATACAACACTAGAATATGTAGCAGCCAAATGGTGTTTGGATAATATAATACCATTAAATCATCATGGAAATAATAGACTATGGATAACCGTTTTCTATGAAAATTTAATTGCGAACCCTCATGAAGAAGTACCCTATATTTTTAATAGGCTCAATCTGGAATTACCTCGAAATCTATGGTATAAGGTTAATGTACCAAGTGCTATGACTGGTAGCATCTCGCCATTAAGACAAAACAAAATAGAACAATTAAGTAAATGGAAAAATGAGTTATCAGAAAGGGATATTGACTCTATCCTGGGTATGCTTAAAAAATTTGAGATAAAAATTTATGATGATAACATTTTCCCTGTTAAAACCAAGCAAACTCCAGCGAGGTAAAACCTCAGACCAATAAAAACCCCCATTTTTTTGTATAGTTCCTCAAATTCTTCAACCGTGGAAACCTTGTATTTCACTCGTATTTCAAATATCTCTGTTTTTATCTTTCACCATTTTTTGCAGTGCAGAAAGACTTTCAGACTCTCCCTGAACACTTCTTCCTTAAATTTTCAACATCAAAGCGTACCTCTATATACATCCAGAGTCATTTCCGCTATCGTTTCCCAATTATATTTTTCGGCAATAGTATTTATCTGTATCTTCCTTTGTTCTTCGTTTAATGATCTTTGAATAAATCCTTGTATCTTTAATGCAATAGCATCAACATCTCCGGGCTTAAAAAATCTGTCGCTTTCCAACCATACTTCTCTGTTAGCAGGAATATCGGATGCAATACAGGAAAGACCATAGCTCATCGCCTCAAGCAAAACTATCGGTAAACCCTCATAGTAAGAAGGTAATACAAAAAGCCCTGCGTGGCTATAAAGCTCCCACAGCGGTTCACCAGTGAGAAATCCTGTCAATATAATATTACTACTTTGGCTCGCCTTATTTTTTAAATCCAAGCTATATTTATCTTCATGATCAGCCCTGCCCACGATAACCAGTTTCCACTTTTCTGTTAGAAGGTGGGGGTTAGCAGTTGTCAGTTTATTAAAAGCGACAATCAGGTCGTGAAACCCTTTTTCAGGCACAAAGCGCCCTACAGCAAGGATATATTTCTCTTTTGCGAGGGCATACTTTCTCAGGGTATTATTACCCGGTAAAATTGCTGGCAACACTACCCCGTTGGGTATTATTGTTACGCTTCTCTTGTATTTTGCATGAATATGATCCGCTATTGTTTGAGAAATAGTGATTATGTCGTTAGCCCATTTACTCCCTGCAAGCTCGCCGAGTTTCAAAATACCCTTTGCCAGTATCCCCCACTTCTTTCTTTGATAATCAGGCCCATGATGAGTCATAACTACTTTTAGTCCAAAAAGCCGGGCGAGTGGTATGAACAAGGATGGTCCTATTGCATGGATATGCAGGATATCCGGAGAAAACTTTTTTGCAGCAAAAATTCCGATAAAGGTATGTAAAAATGTCTCAAGGAATTTATTCTTTAGGCATGGCAAAGGAATTAATGTTACCCCTTTATACTCAGTAATATTTATATCAACGTAGGGTTTTCTGGTAAAAACTATTACCTCGCAACCTTTTTCAACCAATTGAGGATAGAGATTTTCGCAATGTGCCTCCACGCCACCCTGTATGTGCGGAAATCCACGGGTACCTAGAACGGCTATTTTAAGTTTAGAATGGTTCATGGATGATGGCTCTTGGCTCATGGCTCATGGTTCATGGTTCATGGTTCATGGCTGATGGCTCATAGGTTATGGCTCTTGGCTCATGGGTTTTACATCTAAAATCAGCCATCAGCCATCAGCTATCAGCTAAATAGTTTTCTTTATTGCATTTATAAGACTTGAAAGCTGCTTACCGATTGTATCTCCTGCTATTCGTAAATCATTAAGGTTTGAACTGGAAATCCATTTATTTTTGTAAAATATAGTTAGAAAAGTAATTGTTTCAAATAGTGACCCACGTGCGATGTACAGGTATTGGATAAATTCTTTTTTAGAATTACGCCCTTTGCCTTCGGCAATGTTTGCGGAAATTGATGCTACAGATGATTCTAATTGTTCTATAAGCCTGTAATGATTCCGATTAGTATTCATTATTTCAGCAATATCAATGACACTTACTGCAAAATCTACAGCTTTTTGCCAAACCTCCAAATCCTCAAAACTAAACTTTATTCCACTCATTTTCCTCCCCTCCCTTGACCATCAGCCATGAGCTATCAGCTATCAGCTATCAGCCATCAGCTAAATAGTTTTCTTTATTGAATTTATAAGACTTGAAAGCTGCTTACCGATTGTATCTCCTGCTATTCGTAAATCATTAAGGTTTGAACTGGAAATCCATTTATTTTTGTAAAATATAGTTAGAAAAGTAATTGTTTCAAATAGTGACCCACGTGCAATATACAGATATTGGATAAATTCCTTTTTAGAATTACGCCCTTTGCCTTCGGCAATGTTTGCGGAAATTGATGTTACAGATGATTGTAATTGTTCTATAAGCCTGTAATGATTCCGATTTTTATTCATTATTTCAGCAATATCAATGACACTAACTGCAAAATCTACAGCTTTTTGCCAAACCTCCAAATCTTCAAAACTAAACTTTATTTCACACATCTTCCTCCCCTCCCTTGACAATCAGCCATCAGCTATGAGCCATGCGCTAAGAACCATCACCCATATCCGGCAAGCACAATTCAGGTTCTTTGTTCATCATAACACGTAGTTTATTTTTTACAATCCACTTCATTGGAATACGTATATGCTTCTTTATCACAGGCGCTGCATTACCAACCATCCAGCATCGTTTATCGCATGTATCAACGGCACTACGAACTATATCTGCCCCTTTGCTATTCCAGATATCTTCAAATGAACTTTCTCTAATATTTCCCATAGGCATTTTACAGTTCATGCCATTGCAGGGAAGAACGTCCCCTGATGGGTCTATAAAACAGGATTCGGAACCCATTTCACATTTTAAAAACCTATTGCCATCATAGATGTAATTCATAAGACCGTAATTAAAATATGCACGGAACCATTTCTTAATAGATTTCGACTTTAATAATTCTACGATCAGCCTGGAGAACTCTTTACACACCACATCTTTATTTTCAATGCGGTTATCCAGTTTGTAAAAATAGTGTGAGTTGTGAAGCGTTGCAGTGGCAAACTCATAGCCAAGTACATTTGATAACTCATAGAGTGGTATAAGATCTTTACAATTCATATCCTGGACTGTCATACCAAAGCCAATGTCCTTTAAACCCATTTTTCGCAATGTGAACAGTGTTCTCAACCCTCTGTCAAATCCCTCCGGAATTCCTCTAATAGTGTCATTCGCTTTTTGGAATCCTTCGATACTTATCCTTATTCCAAGATCAGGATGCTTTTGGCACAGCGCTACAATCCGGTCGGTAAAAAATCCATTAGTACTTATAACTATTCGCCTTGTCTTAGGACGTATTGCTTCAATAATTTCAGCAATATCCTGCCGGAGAAAGGGTTCTCCACCGGTAATATTTATAAACCTCAACCCGGAAGGTAATTTTTCGATATCATTTATAGTAATTTCTTCGCTTGATTTAGTGGGATAATGCCACACATCACACATGTTGCACTTTGCGTTGCATCTGTAAGTAAGTATGATACAAATTTCCCTTGGTAGTGGCATTTTCTGATTCACCATAGTTTGTCCTTTTTTAGTAAAAAGAAGTTTTTAAAGTAAGTGAGTAACTTTACGCTGGCATAGCCAGAACCAAACAAGCACGAAACAAATTCTAATGACAAAATGATTTGAAATGCTAAACAAACGCATCTTTCGTATTTCGCGCTTCGTATTGTTTTGCCTGCCCGTGCGTGATCGCACGCAAACAGGGATGCTTTGGATTTGTTTTGAATTTTATGCTTTGTAATTAGGATTTGATTCGGATTTCGTATTTAGCATTTTCGGATTTTACCATTAAATATTTTGTCAAAAAAATGTAAAGGAATTACTGATAAGGTACTATTACATATTTATTCGCCACACTAAGATACTAAAGGCGCGAAGCATTATTTCTTCTTTTCTTTGAGGCTCTGTGGCTTTGTGTGAGCTTATTTTTTTCTCGCCATTAGCATAACACCAAGCATTTTCATTTCTGAAGAATCCAAATTCCTGAATTTTTTATTTAGTCTCAGCTTAACTCTTTTTAAATATTCTTCTTCCACAACAATAACAGGTTCAATTATTACATCAACCCAACCTTTTTTTTCTAACATATCTTTATACTCAAATGCCCTTACTCTATTTGGAGAGCCTTTAAACTTAAAGGTATTCCAAAACCAATCACTGTACCGATATATATTTAAAGGGTCACGATCTCTTATCCAGGAGGTGTGTGTCTTCAAATCAATTAATGTAACTAATACCCCCCCCCGATTAACTACATTGCTAAGTTCCATGAGAGTTCTTTCGACATCTGTAAAATGTTCAAAAGCCGCCTGGCTAAAGACAACATCAACCTTCTCTTTAATTTTTGAAATCGCAAAACCTTTATCTACAATATAATTTATCTCAGTGTATTCCCTTTTATGGCACTTACTCAATGTTTCCTTTAAATGTTCAATATTACAGTTTGTATAACGTTTCTTTAATCGTTCAAATAATTTGTCATAAAATTCTACTGGGGACGAAAAGGCTAACTTATTAACATCCAGTGCAATATACTTTTTCGCGCCAAGCGCCAATAATATCAAACCGACTCCAAAATCCGGACCGGGACCAAGCTCAAGGACTATTTTGTTCGTCAAAGGTTTTTCATCATTAGAATAAAAACGAAGATATTCAATCCAACTATCAACAACCTTGAAATCATAATCAATAGACCGCTCTATTTCATTGATAGAAAAAGTTCTGGGCGTCTTATAACCAAAGAAGCTATGTCTCAAATAATTCAGTATAATAAATACTGCACCAATAAGATGGTATCTAATATTTTTAACGTCTTCCGGTTTGACTGTTTTTATGTTCATGTCAATATTTTCCTATCGCTGATTGATAAATGTTTATTAATCCCTGATAATACTTTTCAGCGTTCAAATTTTGCTCTACAAATACCCTGGCATTTTCCCTCATCTCTGCGACTTTACCAGGGTTATCCAATACGTATCTTATCTTTTCAGCCAGCTCATGGGCATTTCCTGATTCAAAAGTCAATCCTGTTATTCCCTCTTTAACTAATTCCGGAATTCCACCGATTTTTGCCCCGATAACTGGGACGCCAAGGGCAAAGGCCTCTAATACTGACATGGGATTATTTTCATACCACTCGGAGGGAAGAACAACAGCCAAACATTTTTTTATCTCTTTATATAACGCCTCGCCTTTTATATATCCAGGGAATTGAATATTATTACTCCCATCCGATTTAGCCTTTTCTTCAAGGTCCCCTTTTATTGGCCCATCACCGATTATCTTAACCTCGACTTTGCGGTTAGTATTTAGCAACTTTGTAGCTTTAATGAGTGTATATAATCCTTTCTCCGGCGCTAGTCTACCAAAATAAACGAGGGAGTTCTCACGACCATTTTCCCCGTCTTTCACTTTTCCAAATTTCTTTATATCAATAAAATTAGGCAAATGAATGATTTTCTTCCTGAAACCCATCCCCGCCAGCTTTTTTTTCAGGAAAAAGCTTGGGGAAATGAAGGCATCCACATTGTCGTATATGTCAAAAAACCTGTGATGCACATACATCTCCAATGCAGCAAGACAGCTTTTAGCAAGTGATCCTTTGACGCATTTGTTTTTGATTACTGCTAAATAGTTCCCCCCGGAACAGACCTCACAGTTTTTACCATTAGCCATCATCAAATAAGAGGCGCAAACCATCTTATAGTCATGAAGCGTCATCACAACAGGTATCTTTCTTTTTTTTAAAATATGCAAGATTGAAGGGGAAATCTGATGGTGGATGTTGTGGAGGTGTGCAATATCAACGGGGTATTCATTCAACAATTTAGAAAGCAATTTCTTTGCCTTCAGAGAATAAAGAATCCTGCCTGTGCTTTTTAGTTGGTTTATCACGCCATTGCTACTCGTATTCAAGTCTACATAAGGCATGAAATAATCCTTGGTTTTACAGGATAGATTTTCCGGATGTTGCATGGAGAAGAATATAGATTTGTGACCGTGAGATTCCAGTATTTTTGCCGTCTCAAAGTAAACAGTCTCACACCCGCCACGCATATAATGAAATTTATTGATGTTAAGGATATTCATTTTTACAAGTATTTTTTGAATTCGATATATCTGGCTTCCCAGGAATTTTCACTTATAAAGTGTTTAAACTGGTCATCCGGAATTGCGCTTAATTTATTTTCGCCTTTAAACAGGGAATCCTGGACAAATTTAATGAACTCTTCTCCTGTATGGGCAACATATAAATATTTTTCATATTCAAGGATATCAGGTAATGCGGTTGAAACTATGGGCTTTTTAAAATACAGGTACTCAAAGAGTTTCGTTGGAAATACCCCCTTCCCGTGCTCGCTCAATGCATATGGAATAATAAACAAATCCATGCAGTCCATATATATTGGAAGCTGCTTGAAATGTTTCCAACCAAGAAAAACAATATTATTACAAT from Candidatus Kuenenia stuttgartiensis carries:
- a CDS encoding sulfotransferase; amino-acid sequence: MMRLLLDIARKYRKKFQHYQTYQKIKYFESINNFDPKKNIIITGSPRSGTTWLQELFCDIEKTYPLFEPLHLDGSPKFKEIGFEWGQYIPEDYNWPEAKELFESLFRGQYLTPFMISHARVAQLKNADFLIIKYVRANSLLPWFVRQFDIRPPIYILRHPCAAIASQMKMNWYTCSKFTIPKTKFPEKYTKYEHILNNINTTLEYVAAKWCLDNIIPLNHHGNNRLWITVFYENLIANPHEEVPYIFNRLNLELPRNLWYKVNVPSAMTGSISPLRQNKIEQLSKWKNELSERDIDSILGMLKKFEIKIYDDNIFPVKTKQTPAR
- a CDS encoding glycosyltransferase family 4 protein, coding for MNHSKLKIAVLGTRGFPHIQGGVEAHCENLYPQLVEKGCEVIVFTRKPYVDINITEYKGVTLIPLPCLKNKFLETFLHTFIGIFAAKKFSPDILHIHAIGPSLFIPLARLFGLKVVMTHHGPDYQRKKWGILAKGILKLGELAGSKWANDIITISQTIADHIHAKYKRSVTIIPNGVVLPAILPGNNTLRKYALAKEKYILAVGRFVPEKGFHDLIVAFNKLTTANPHLLTEKWKLVIVGRADHEDKYSLDLKNKASQSSNIILTGFLTGEPLWELYSHAGLFVLPSYYEGLPIVLLEAMSYGLSCIASDIPANREVWLESDRFFKPGDVDAIALKIQGFIQRSLNEEQRKIQINTIAEKYNWETIAEMTLDVYRGTL
- a CDS encoding four helix bundle protein yields the protein MSGIKFSFEDLEVWQKAVDFAVSVIDIAEIMNTNRNHYRLIEQLESSVASISANIAEGKGRNSKKEFIQYLYIARGSLFETITFLTIFYKNKWISSSNLNDLRIAGDTIGKQLSSLINAIKKTI
- a CDS encoding four helix bundle protein, with protein sequence MCEIKFSFEDLEVWQKAVDFAVSVIDIAEIMNKNRNHYRLIEQLQSSVTSISANIAEGKGRNSKKEFIQYLYIARGSLFETITFLTIFYKNKWISSSNLNDLRIAGDTIGKQLSSLINSIKKTI
- a CDS encoding radical SAM protein encodes the protein MVNQKMPLPREICIILTYRCNAKCNMCDVWHYPTKSSEEITINDIEKLPSGLRFINITGGEPFLRQDIAEIIEAIRPKTRRIVISTNGFFTDRIVALCQKHPDLGIRISIEGFQKANDTIRGIPEGFDRGLRTLFTLRKMGLKDIGFGMTVQDMNCKDLIPLYELSNVLGYEFATATLHNSHYFYKLDNRIENKDVVCKEFSRLIVELLKSKSIKKWFRAYFNYGLMNYIYDGNRFLKCEMGSESCFIDPSGDVLPCNGMNCKMPMGNIRESSFEDIWNSKGADIVRSAVDTCDKRCWMVGNAAPVIKKHIRIPMKWIVKNKLRVMMNKEPELCLPDMGDGS
- a CDS encoding methyltransferase domain-containing protein, which gives rise to MNIKTVKPEDVKNIRYHLIGAVFIILNYLRHSFFGYKTPRTFSINEIERSIDYDFKVVDSWIEYLRFYSNDEKPLTNKIVLELGPGPDFGVGLILLALGAKKYIALDVNKLAFSSPVEFYDKLFERLKKRYTNCNIEHLKETLSKCHKREYTEINYIVDKGFAISKIKEKVDVVFSQAAFEHFTDVERTLMELSNVVNRGGVLVTLIDLKTHTSWIRDRDPLNIYRYSDWFWNTFKFKGSPNRVRAFEYKDMLEKKGWVDVIIEPVIVVEEEYLKRVKLRLNKKFRNLDSSEMKMLGVMLMARKK
- a CDS encoding glycosyltransferase family 4 protein, encoding MNILNINKFHYMRGGCETVYFETAKILESHGHKSIFFSMQHPENLSCKTKDYFMPYVDLNTSSNGVINQLKSTGRILYSLKAKKLLSKLLNEYPVDIAHLHNIHHQISPSILHILKKRKIPVVMTLHDYKMVCASYLMMANGKNCEVCSGGNYLAVIKNKCVKGSLAKSCLAALEMYVHHRFFDIYDNVDAFISPSFFLKKKLAGMGFRKKIIHLPNFIDIKKFGKVKDGENGRENSLVYFGRLAPEKGLYTLIKATKLLNTNRKVEVKIIGDGPIKGDLEEKAKSDGSNNIQFPGYIKGEALYKEIKKCLAVVLPSEWYENNPMSVLEAFALGVPVIGAKIGGIPELVKEGITGLTFESGNAHELAEKIRYVLDNPGKVAEMRENARVFVEQNLNAEKYYQGLINIYQSAIGKY